A region of Marmota flaviventris isolate mMarFla1 chromosome 11, mMarFla1.hap1, whole genome shotgun sequence DNA encodes the following proteins:
- the LOC114097935 gene encoding fatty acid-binding protein, heart-like, whose amino-acid sequence MVDAFMDTWKLVDSKNFNDYMKSLGVGFATRQVASMTKPTTIIEKNGDTIILKTQSTFKNTEISFQLGKEFDETIADDRKVKSNVTLDGGKLVHVQKWDGQETSLLRELNDGKLILTLTHGSVVCTRTYEKEA is encoded by the coding sequence ATGGTGGACGCCTTCATGGACACCTGGAAACTAGTGGACAGCAAGAATTTCAATGACTACATGAAGTCACTTGGTGTGGGCTTTGCTACCAGGCAAGTGGCCAGCATGACCAAGCCCACTACAATCATCGAAAAGAATGGGGACACCATCATCTTAAAAACACAGAGCACCTTCAAGAACACGGAGATCAGTTTTCAGCTGGGGAAGGAGTTTGATGAGACTATAGCAGATGACAGGAAGGTCAAGTCCAATGTGACGCTGGATGGAGGAAAACTTGTCCACGTGCAGAAGTGGGACGGGCAAGAAACTTCGCTTTTGCGGGAGCTAAATGATGGGAAACTCATCTTGACACTCACCCATGGCAGTGTAGTGTGCACTCGCACTTACGAGAAAGAGGCATGA